The Candidatus Eisenbacteria bacterium sequence CATTCGGCTTTTTCGGGATCTTGCGGGAGGCGGTTATATTCGGGAGCACAGAAACATCATTTTTCTTGGGCGAAGCGGCGCCGGCAAAACCCACATGGCTACCGCTCTGGGAATCGAGGCCTGTAAGAATAACTTTCGGACCCGTTTTGCCAGCTGCTACGGTCTGGTCAATGAGCTGATCGAAGCAAGACAAGAGAAGGCGTTGCAACGTCTTGTCCAAAAGTATGTCAGATACGATTTGCTTATCCTGGACGAACTCGGATATATCCCTTTTTCCAAGGAAGGAT is a genomic window containing:
- the istB gene encoding IS21-like element helper ATPase IstB — its product is IRLFRDLAGGGYIREHRNIIFLGRSGAGKTHMATALGIEACKNNFRTRFASCYGLVNELIEARQEKALQRLVQKYVRYDLLILDELGYIPFSKEGSELLFQVLAERHEKGSVMITTNLGFADWTQVFGDPVMTAALLDRLTHKAHIVSCNWESYRLKQSLKEKGKQGRTTHANNGL